From the genome of Labrus bergylta chromosome 12, fLabBer1.1, whole genome shotgun sequence, one region includes:
- the r3hdml gene encoding R3H domain containing-like → MKSCAERRCSCSLFLLLSSQMGAACVQLLLAATLWTTPCMRATAAAPSELSSSTELLNTTETQTQAVGAPLRRHKRAVSSREINALLDYHNRVRSQVFPPAANMEFMLWDESLAKSADSWASRCVWDHGPTQAMKYIGQNLSITSGRYQSITDLVRTWYDERNHFSYPNRCPGSVCSHYTQMVWASSNRMGCAVRRCSNMFVFGKTWREATLLVCNYSIKGNWVGEAPYKSGRPCSVCPSSYGGSCWRNQCSPNTKHKKHTR, encoded by the exons AGTTGTGCAGAGAGGCGGTGCAGCTGcagcctcttcctcctcctcagctctcAGATGGGTGCTGCTTGTGTTCAGCTCCTGTTGGCTGCCACCCTGTGGACGACGCCCTGCATGAGAGCCACTGCTGCTGCCCCCTCTGAGCTATCGAGCTCCACAGAGCTGCTCAACACAACTGAGACGCAGACGCAAGCTGTGGGTGCTCCTCTCAGGAGACACAAACGAGCCGTTTCATCCAGAGAGATCAACGCCCTGCTGGATTATCACAACAGAGTCCGCTCTCAGGTTTTCCCGCCTGCAGCCAATATGGAGTTCATG CTCTGGGACGAGAGTCTCGCTAAGTCAGCTGACTCTTGGGCGTCCCGATGCGTTTGGGATCACGGACCGACACAAGCCATGAAATACATCGGACAAAACCTGTCAATCACCTCAGGAAG GTACCAGTCCATCACTGATCTGGTGCGGACTTGGTACGATGAGAGGAATCACTTCTCCTACCCAAACAGATGCCCAGGATCTGTGTGCTCTCACTACACACAG ATGGTTTGGGCGAGCTCTAACAGAATGGGATGTGCCGTCAGAAGAtgctcaaacatgtttgtgtttgggaAAACTTGGAGGGAGGCGACGCTGCTCGTCTGCAACTACTCCATAAA aggaAACTGGGTGGGAGAGGCTCCCTATAAGAGCGGCAGGCCTTGTTCTGTCTGTCCGTCGAGCTATGGCGGCTCCTGCTGGAGAAACCAGTGTTCAccgaacacaaaacacaaaaaacacacgaGATAA